In the genome of Delphinus delphis chromosome 15, mDelDel1.2, whole genome shotgun sequence, one region contains:
- the MVP gene encoding major vault protein: protein MATEESIIRIPPYHYIHVLDQNSNVSRVEVGPKTYIRQDNERVLFAPKHMVTIPPRHYCTVTNPVARDAQNAVLFDVTGQVRLRHADLEIRLAQDPFPLYPGEVLEKDITPLQVVLPNTALHLKALLDFEDKNGDKVVAGDEWLFEGPGTYIPRKEVEVVEIIQATVIKQNQALRLRARKECWDREGKERVTGEEWLVRSVGAYLPAVFEEVLDVVDAVILTEKTALHLRARQNFRDFRGVTRRSGEEWLVTTQDTDAHVPDVYEEVMGVVSITTLGPHNYCVILDPVGPDGKNQLGQKRVVKGEKSFFLQPGEKLERGIQNVYVLSEQQGLLLRALRPLEEGEGEEKVSHQAGDRWLIRGPLEYVPPAKVEVVEERQAIPLDENEGIYVQDVKTGRVRAVIGSTYMLTQDEVLWEKELPPGVEGLLNKGQDPLADRGEKETCKTPRPSAPRNKTHVVSYRVPHNAAVQVYDYREKRARVVFGPELVSLGPEEQFTVLSLSAGRPKCPHARRVLCLLLGPDFFTDVITIETADHARLQLQLAYNWHFELSDWKDPQETAKLFSVPDFVGDACKAIASRVRGAVASVTFDDFHKNSARIIRAAVFGFETPETKGSDSMALPQPRDRAVFPQNGLVVSSVDVQSVEPVDQRTRDALQRSVQLAIEITTNSQEAAARHEAQRLEQAARGRLERQKILDQSEAEKARRELLELEALSTAVESTGTAKAEAESRAEAARIEGEGAVLQAKLKAEALAIETEAELQRVKKVRELELIYARAQLELEVSKAQQLAEVEVKKFKQMTEALGPSTIRDLAVAGPEMQVKLLQSLGLKSALITDGSAPINLFNTALGLLGLGSEAQPTTKKAASAPSAQEGLLLPSAAGPLTLGSNQVMP, encoded by the exons GCTGTTCGACGTCACGGGACAAGTACGGCTCCGCCACGCTGACCTAGAGATCCGGCTGGCCCAGGACCCCTTCCCCCTGTATCCAGGGGAGGTGCTGGAAAAG GACATCACCCCACTGCAGGTGGTTCTGCCCAACACCGCCCTCCATCTTAAGGCGCTGCTGGATTTTGAGGATAAGAATGGAGACAAGGTGGTGGCAGGAGATGAGTGGCTATTTGAAGGACCTG GCACGTATATCCCCCGGAAGGAGGTGGAGGTTGTGGAGATCATTCAGGCAACAGTCATCAAGCAGAACCAGGCCCTGCGGCTGAGGGCCCGCAAGGAATGCTGGGACcgggaggggaaagagagagtgaCAG GAGAAGAATGGCTGGTCCGTTCCGTGGGTGCGTACCTTCCCGCAGTGTTTGAGGAGGTTCTCGATGTGGTGGATGCTGTGATCCTTACGGAAAAG ACAGCCCTGCACCTCCGGGCGCGGCAGAACTTCCGAGACTTCAGGGGAGTGACCCGCCGCTCTGGGGAGGAGTGGCTGGTGACCACGCAGGACACAGACGCCCACGTACCAGATGTCTATGAGGAGGTGATGGGGGTCGTGTCCATCACCACCTTGGGTCCCCACAACTACTGTGTGATTCTCGACCCGGTGGGACCAGATGGCAAAAACCAGCTGGGGCAAAAGCGTGTGGTCAAG GGAGAGAAGTCTTTCTTCCTCCAGCCCGGGGAGAAGCTGGAACGAGGCATCCAGAACGTATATGTGCTGTCGGAACAGCAGGGGCTGCTACTGAGGGCCCTGCGGcccctggaggagggggagggcgaGGAGAAGGTCTCCCACCAGGCGGGGGACCGCTGGCTCATCCGTGGACCCCTGGAGTACGTGCCACCTGCCAAGGTGGAGGTGGTAGAAGAGCGTCAGGCCATCCCGCTGGATGAGAACGAGGGCATCTACGTGCAGGACGTCAAAACCGGAAGG GTGCGTGCTGTGATCGGGAGCACCTACATGCTGACCCAGGATGAAGTCCTGTGGGAGAAGGAGCTGCCTCCGGGGGTGGAGGGGCTGCTGAACAAGGGGCAGGACCCTCTGGCGGACAGGGGTGAGAAAGAGACATGCAAGACTCCTAGGCCCTCCGCTCCCCGGAACAAGACCCATGTGGTCAGCTACCGTGTACCCCACAATGCCGCGGTGCAGGTGTACGACTACCGGGAGAAGAGAGCCCG CGTGGTCTTTGGGCCAGAGCTGGTGTCGCTGGGTCCCGAGGAGCAGTTCACGGTGTTGTCCCTCTCGGCTGGGCGACCCAAGTGTCCCCACGCCCGCCGCGTGCTCTGCCTGCTGCTGGGGCCTGACTTCTTCACGGACGTCATCACCATCGAAACCGCAGACCACGCCAGGCTCCAGCTGCAGCTTGCCTACAACTG GCACTTTGAGCTGAGTGACTGGAAGGACCCCCAAGAGACGGCCAAGCTCTTCTCAGTGCCCGACTTCGTGGGTGATGCCTGCAAGGCCATCGCGTCCCGGGTGCGAGGGGCCGTGGCCTCTGTCACCTTTGATGACTTCCATAAGAACTCGGCCCGCATCATTCGCGCTGCTGTCTTTGGCTTTGAGACACCAGAAACCAAGGGGTCTGACAGCatggccctgccccagccccgggACCGGGCTGTCTTCCCCCAAAATGGGCTGGTGGTCAGCAGTGTGGATGTGCAGTCAGTGGAGCCCGTGGACCAGAGGACCCGGGACGCCCTGCAGCGCAGCGTCCAGCTGGCCATTGAGATCACCACCAACTCCCAGGAGGCAGCTGCCAG GCACGAGGCTCAGAGACTAGAACAAGCAGCCCGCGGCCGGCTTGAGAGACAGAAGATCTTAGACCAATCAGAAGCTGAAAAAGCTCGCAGGGAGCTCTTGGAGctggaggctctgag CACCGCAGTGGAGAGCACTGGGACCGCCAAGGCAGAGGCCGAGTCCCGAGCAGAGGCGGCGCGCATTGAGGGAGAAGGCGCCGTGCTCCAGGCCAAGCTCAAGGCAGAGGCCTTGGCCATTGAGACG GAGGCTGAGCTCCAGCGAGTAAAGAAAGTGCGAGAGCTCGAACTGATCTATGCCCGGGCCCAGCTGGAGCTGGAGGTGAGCAAGGCCCAGCAGCTGGCTGAGGTAGAGGTGAAGAAGTTCAAGCAGATGACGGAGGCCCTGGGTCCCAGCACCATCAGGGACCTTGCTGTGGCAGGACCGGAGATGCAG GTAAAACTGCTCCAGAGCCTGGGCCTGAAATCAGCCCTCATCACCGACGGCTCTGCCCCCATCAACCTCTTCAACACAGCTTTGGGTCTGCTGGGGCTCGGGTCTGAGGCCCAGCCCACAACCAAGAAGGCAGCTTCGGCGCCCAGTGCCCAAGAGGGCTTGCTTCTCCCCTCCGCTGCTGGCCCTCTAACTCTTGGAAGCAACCAGGTCATGCCTTAG